Proteins encoded in a region of the Saccharothrix ecbatanensis genome:
- a CDS encoding bifunctional 3'-5' exonuclease/DNA polymerase, producing the protein MLIALVTHAENGGRLRVLPDAGVPEGPVVETSDLAAAVSDLEARHRPRWLWAETNEVYPALLARSVRVERCQDLAHAEYLVLSYQGRHSEPRGLGAAIARLRGLPVPDDHGPRKRDTQPTLFEPEQERLPGDADPLDAVIAVHAEQQRVVATLGHADQLRLLFAAEAASALAAAEMTHFGLPWRADVHEKLLVDTLGPRPANGARPRKLAELADRITAAFGGKQVNPDHPPGIVRAFAREGIDVPSARAWVLKQVDHPAVEPLLEYKELARLWVAHGWSWLDSWVAEGRFRPDYVVGGVVSGRWATRGGAALQIPRTLRTAVRADPGWKLVAADAAQLEPRVLAALSNDRRFTEVSGDDDLYTTLADEAFDGDRGRAKLAMLSAMYGGTGGEAGPAMVVLRRKFPEAVGYVEAAALAGEQGRMVRSRLGRTSPPPSEAWREATGDTDVGEDALRRSRRASRDWGRFTRNFVVQASAADWTAVLLGALRRRLHQSAKGSHLVFFQHDEVLVHCPEELAEVVCAEVTAAGEEASRLVFGSTPVRFPLKAVPVDSYADAK; encoded by the coding sequence ATGCTCATCGCCCTGGTCACGCACGCGGAGAACGGGGGTCGGTTGCGCGTGCTCCCCGACGCCGGGGTGCCCGAGGGGCCGGTGGTCGAGACTTCGGATCTGGCGGCGGCCGTGTCCGATTTGGAGGCTCGGCACAGACCCCGGTGGCTGTGGGCGGAGACGAACGAGGTCTATCCCGCGCTGCTGGCGCGCAGCGTCCGGGTGGAGCGGTGTCAGGACTTGGCGCACGCCGAGTACCTGGTGCTGTCCTACCAGGGCAGGCACAGCGAGCCGCGCGGTCTGGGTGCGGCGATAGCCCGACTGCGCGGCCTGCCCGTGCCGGACGACCATGGCCCACGTAAGCGGGACACCCAGCCGACCCTGTTCGAACCCGAGCAGGAACGGCTGCCCGGTGACGCCGACCCGCTCGACGCGGTGATCGCGGTGCACGCCGAGCAGCAGCGGGTGGTGGCGACGCTCGGCCACGCCGACCAGCTCCGGTTGCTGTTCGCGGCCGAGGCTGCGAGCGCGCTGGCCGCCGCCGAGATGACCCACTTCGGCCTGCCTTGGCGGGCGGACGTGCACGAGAAGCTGCTGGTGGACACGCTCGGCCCGCGTCCGGCCAACGGCGCGCGGCCCCGGAAGCTCGCGGAGTTGGCGGACCGGATCACGGCGGCGTTCGGCGGGAAGCAGGTCAACCCGGACCACCCGCCGGGCATCGTGCGGGCGTTCGCGCGGGAGGGCATCGACGTCCCGTCGGCGCGGGCGTGGGTGCTCAAGCAGGTGGACCACCCGGCTGTCGAACCGCTGCTGGAGTACAAGGAACTGGCCCGGTTGTGGGTGGCGCACGGTTGGTCCTGGTTGGACTCGTGGGTGGCGGAGGGCAGATTCCGGCCGGACTACGTGGTGGGCGGCGTGGTGTCCGGGCGGTGGGCGACGCGTGGCGGCGCGGCCTTGCAGATCCCGCGCACGCTGCGCACGGCGGTGCGTGCCGATCCGGGGTGGAAGCTGGTGGCGGCGGACGCGGCCCAGCTGGAGCCGCGCGTGCTGGCGGCGTTGTCGAACGACCGCCGGTTCACCGAGGTCTCCGGGGACGACGACCTGTACACGACGCTGGCCGACGAGGCGTTCGACGGCGACCGGGGTCGGGCGAAGCTCGCGATGCTGTCCGCCATGTACGGCGGCACGGGTGGCGAGGCGGGTCCGGCGATGGTGGTGCTGCGCCGCAAGTTCCCCGAGGCCGTCGGGTACGTGGAGGCCGCCGCGTTGGCGGGTGAGCAGGGTCGGATGGTGCGGTCCCGGCTGGGTCGGACGAGCCCGCCGCCGTCCGAAGCGTGGCGCGAGGCCACCGGTGACACGGACGTCGGCGAGGACGCGTTGCGCCGGTCGCGGCGGGCGTCACGGGACTGGGGCCGGTTCACCCGCAACTTCGTGGTGCAGGCCAGCGCGGCGGACTGGACGGCGGTGTTGCTGGGCGCGTTGCGGCGGCGGTTGCACCAGTCGGCGAAGGGCTCTCACCTGGTGTTCTTCCAGCACGACGAGGTGCTGGTGCACTGCCCGGAGGAGTTGGCCGAGGTGGTGTGCGCGGAGGTGACGGCGGCGGGCGAGGAGGCGTCCCGGCTGGTGTTCGGCTCGACACCGGTCCGCTTCCCGCTCAAGGCGGTGCCGGTGGACAGCTACGCGGACGCCAAGTAG
- a CDS encoding GNAT family N-acetyltransferase, with product MAEVALRPIEDADLDALFDQMRDPESVRMAAFTAKDPDDRGAFDTHMSKVRAAHDTTLRAVTLDGRLVGSISSFVMEGDTEITYWIDRAVWGQGVAGRALALLLDRVRVRPLHARAASDNLGSIRVLRRAGFTIIGTETAYAPARNAEIEETILRLD from the coding sequence GTGGCAGAGGTGGCGCTGCGGCCGATCGAGGATGCGGACCTCGACGCGCTGTTCGACCAGATGCGTGACCCGGAGTCGGTTCGGATGGCCGCCTTCACCGCCAAGGATCCCGACGATCGCGGAGCCTTCGACACCCACATGTCGAAGGTGCGGGCCGCTCACGACACCACTCTGCGCGCGGTGACCCTCGACGGGCGCCTCGTCGGCAGCATCTCCAGCTTCGTCATGGAAGGCGACACCGAGATCACCTACTGGATCGACCGCGCGGTCTGGGGCCAAGGCGTCGCCGGCCGAGCCCTGGCCCTGTTGCTCGACAGGGTCAGGGTCCGGCCTCTGCACGCCCGCGCAGCCAGTGACAACCTCGGATCGATCAGGGTCCTGCGAAGAGCGGGCTTCACGATCATCGGCACCGAGACCGCCTACGCACCGGCCCGGAACGCGGAAATCGAGGAAACCATCCTGCGT
- a CDS encoding carbohydrate-binding protein, producing MEFSRTRRVLVTAAALITAVPLAVVATMADAAVPPTPPGWTLQWSDDFNGAANTLPSSSNWIIDLGHGYPGGPGNWGTGEIQNYTNSTNNIKLDGAGNLRITALRDGGGNWTSARIETQRANFKPPAGGKLAIEGRVQMPNVTGQAALGYWPAFWALGSPYRGNYWNWPAIGEFDIMENVNGINSVWGVLHCGVNPGGPCNETNGLGASRTCPGASCQSAFHTYRFEWDESSSPKAFRWYVDGQQFHSVNQSQFDATTWNNMTSHAGYFLLLNLAIGGAFPNGVAGHGTPTAATVPGHSMLVDYVAVWSAGGGTQPTTTTTNPPGGSGWDAFSDIQAEQATSRSGGVIEAAEGGQAVAQLRNGNSLRFSGVRFGSRTATQFVARAASGASGGVSGLVEVRLDSPTAAPVGSFAIANTGGWQSWRTVPANISGITGTHDVYVTFTSGQPAPYVSLNWIRFG from the coding sequence ATGGAGTTCAGCCGGACCAGACGAGTACTCGTCACCGCCGCCGCCCTGATCACCGCCGTGCCGCTCGCGGTCGTCGCCACGATGGCCGACGCGGCCGTGCCGCCGACCCCACCGGGCTGGACGCTCCAGTGGAGCGACGACTTCAACGGCGCCGCGAACACCCTGCCGTCGTCCTCGAACTGGATCATCGACCTCGGCCACGGCTACCCCGGCGGCCCAGGCAACTGGGGCACCGGCGAGATCCAGAACTACACCAACAGCACGAACAACATCAAGCTCGACGGCGCGGGCAACCTGCGGATCACCGCCCTGCGCGATGGCGGGGGCAACTGGACGTCCGCCCGTATCGAGACCCAGCGGGCGAACTTCAAGCCGCCGGCGGGTGGCAAGCTCGCCATCGAGGGCCGGGTCCAGATGCCCAACGTCACCGGTCAGGCCGCGCTCGGCTACTGGCCCGCGTTCTGGGCGCTCGGCTCGCCCTACCGCGGCAACTACTGGAACTGGCCCGCCATCGGCGAGTTCGACATCATGGAGAACGTCAACGGCATCAACTCGGTGTGGGGCGTGCTGCACTGCGGCGTGAACCCCGGTGGGCCGTGCAACGAGACGAACGGCCTCGGCGCGAGCCGGACGTGCCCCGGCGCTTCCTGCCAGTCGGCGTTCCACACCTACCGGTTCGAGTGGGACGAGAGCTCCTCGCCCAAGGCTTTCCGCTGGTACGTGGACGGGCAGCAGTTCCACAGCGTCAACCAGAGCCAGTTCGACGCGACCACGTGGAACAACATGACCAGCCACGCGGGCTACTTCCTGCTGCTGAACCTGGCCATCGGCGGCGCGTTCCCCAACGGCGTGGCGGGCCACGGCACGCCGACCGCGGCGACCGTGCCGGGTCACTCGATGCTGGTGGACTACGTGGCGGTGTGGTCGGCCGGCGGCGGTACCCAGCCGACGACCACGACCACCAACCCGCCTGGTGGGAGCGGCTGGGACGCGTTCAGCGACATCCAGGCCGAGCAGGCGACGTCACGGTCCGGCGGCGTCATCGAGGCGGCCGAGGGCGGACAGGCGGTGGCACAGCTGCGCAACGGCAACTCGCTGCGGTTCTCCGGCGTCAGATTCGGCTCCCGCACCGCAACGCAGTTCGTCGCACGGGCCGCGTCCGGGGCGTCGGGAGGGGTGAGCGGCCTGGTCGAAGTGCGGCTCGACAGCCCGACCGCCGCGCCTGTCGGCAGCTTCGCCATCGCCAACACCGGCGGCTGGCAGAGCTGGCGCACGGTGCCCGCGAACATCTCGGGGATCACCGGGACGCACGACGTGTACGTGACGTTCACCAGCGGCCAGCCCGCGCCGTACGTGAGCCTGAACTGGATCCGGTTCGGGTAA